In a single window of the Streptomyces sp. NBC_00353 genome:
- a CDS encoding histidine phosphatase family protein, whose translation MGELILIRHGETEWSRSGQHAGRTDIPLTDAGVAAARALTPVLARRHLVAAFSSPLSRAMQTAELVGLTDVKPDPDLMEWDYGGYEGMTAAQIRETRPGWELWRDGVVPGAAGSPGEQLQQVAARTDAVLDRIQPLLKDGNVALVAHGHLQRVLTARWLGLDASAGRLFRHPGPGTLSALGTEHGRPVLSAWNVL comes from the coding sequence ATGGGTGAGCTGATATTGATCAGGCACGGCGAGACCGAATGGAGCCGGTCGGGTCAGCACGCCGGCCGCACCGACATTCCGCTGACTGACGCAGGTGTGGCCGCGGCCAGGGCGCTCACTCCGGTGCTGGCCCGCCGCCACCTGGTCGCTGCGTTCAGCAGCCCGCTGAGCCGCGCCATGCAGACAGCCGAACTGGTGGGCCTGACCGACGTCAAGCCCGATCCTGACCTGATGGAGTGGGACTACGGCGGCTACGAGGGCATGACCGCGGCGCAGATCCGGGAGACGAGGCCGGGCTGGGAGCTGTGGCGGGACGGCGTTGTTCCCGGTGCCGCCGGCTCTCCTGGCGAGCAGCTTCAGCAGGTGGCTGCGCGCACGGATGCGGTGCTCGACCGGATCCAGCCGCTGCTGAAGGACGGCAACGTCGCCCTTGTCGCGCACGGTCACCTCCAGCGCGTACTCACCGCGCGCTGGCTCGGCCTCGACGCGTCCGCCGGCCGGCTGTTCCGCCACCCGGGTCCGGGCACGCTCAGCGCCCTGGGCACCGAGCATGGGCGGCCGGTCCTCTCCGCCTGGAACGTCCTGTAG
- a CDS encoding aminoglycoside phosphotransferase family protein, with product MTATEMVITEDLIRDLLREQHPDLADRPLKLGARGWDNQVWRLGDDLAVRLPWATQSADALLRKEHAWLPILAPDLPLQIPVPQRLGEPSERFPRPWLVTTWVPGEPADRAPATRAAEAAVTLAAFLTALHRPAPDEAPAGRDRGGPLADTAEGFTQALASAAELGLIRDPDAVRAVWEDAAAAPDWAGPRLWLHGDLHPANILTTNGTFCGVIDFGDLFAGDPACDLAAAWILLPDGAADRFHAAYQPSPDAATLRRARGWAVLRALSGIHIGDAGVHGRPGGKPSWGPPAHAALQRLTASFHQ from the coding sequence ATGACAGCTACCGAGATGGTCATCACCGAGGACTTGATCCGGGATCTGCTGCGCGAGCAGCACCCCGACCTGGCGGATCGCCCCTTGAAGCTCGGAGCGCGTGGCTGGGACAATCAAGTGTGGCGGCTCGGCGACGACCTCGCCGTCCGGTTGCCCTGGGCGACGCAGTCTGCGGACGCGCTGCTACGCAAGGAACACGCCTGGCTGCCCATTCTCGCCCCGGACCTTCCTCTGCAGATCCCCGTACCGCAACGCCTTGGTGAGCCCTCTGAACGGTTTCCGCGGCCCTGGCTCGTCACCACCTGGGTACCGGGCGAGCCTGCCGACCGCGCCCCCGCGACGCGCGCCGCGGAGGCGGCCGTCACCTTGGCTGCCTTCCTGACAGCCCTTCACCGCCCCGCTCCCGACGAGGCGCCCGCAGGCCGAGACCGCGGGGGCCCGCTGGCCGACACCGCCGAAGGCTTCACCCAAGCGCTTGCCTCGGCCGCCGAACTAGGGCTGATTCGCGACCCCGACGCCGTCCGCGCGGTCTGGGAAGACGCCGCCGCCGCACCCGACTGGGCAGGCCCAAGACTCTGGCTCCATGGCGATCTGCATCCAGCCAACATCCTGACCACGAACGGCACCTTCTGTGGCGTGATCGACTTCGGCGACCTGTTCGCCGGCGACCCCGCCTGCGACCTCGCCGCGGCTTGGATCCTGCTGCCGGACGGCGCCGCCGACCGCTTCCACGCTGCTTACCAGCCGAGCCCGGACGCTGCGACCCTACGCCGCGCCCGCGGCTGGGCGGTGCTGCGCGCCCTCAGCGGCATCCACATCGGAGACGCCGGCGTCCACGGCCGCCCCGGAGGCAAGCCCTCCTGGGGCCCACCCGCCCATGCCGCACTGCAACGCCTCACCGCGTCGTTCCACCAGTGA
- a CDS encoding VOC family protein, with the protein MAIQRMDNVGIVVEDMDAAIAFFVELGMELEGRAEVEGLFADQCTGLDGVRCDIAMVRTPDGHSRLELAKYRSPAVISAGPRNRPHNILGTHRVMFAVDDIEDTVARLRPHGAELVGEIARFEDSYLLCYLRGPAGIIVGLAEQLR; encoded by the coding sequence ATGGCGATTCAGCGGATGGACAACGTCGGCATCGTCGTCGAGGACATGGATGCCGCCATCGCGTTCTTCGTGGAGCTCGGTATGGAGCTGGAGGGCAGGGCGGAGGTCGAGGGCCTCTTCGCCGACCAGTGCACCGGACTCGACGGCGTCCGCTGTGACATCGCGATGGTCCGGACCCCGGACGGTCACAGCCGGCTCGAGCTGGCGAAGTACCGCAGCCCCGCGGTGATCAGCGCCGGGCCGCGCAACCGGCCGCACAACATTCTGGGCACGCACCGCGTCATGTTCGCCGTCGACGACATCGAGGACACCGTTGCCCGCCTGCGCCCTCACGGCGCCGAACTCGTCGGCGAGATCGCCCGGTTCGAGGACAGCTATCTGCTCTGCTACCTCCGCGGCCCGGCGGGCATCATCGTCGGACTGGCCGAGCAACTGCGCTGA
- a CDS encoding TetR family transcriptional regulator: MGRWEPNARGRLEQAALDLYSERGFEQTTAAQIAKQAGLTERTFFRHYADKREVLFGGSHALEEIFVDTLAGTPDSATPIDAMASTLETVAAFFLERHEFARQRQAVIMANAELRERELIKLASLSAALAATLRRRGVKDPAASLTAEAGIAVFKVGFERWVGDSGDRTLADFFRESLDELKAVAAGESPQTRSGQQATTGPSASG; this comes from the coding sequence ATGGGTAGATGGGAGCCGAACGCGCGCGGGCGGCTTGAGCAGGCAGCGCTGGACCTCTACAGCGAGCGCGGGTTCGAGCAGACGACCGCTGCGCAGATCGCCAAACAGGCTGGGCTCACCGAGCGGACGTTCTTCCGGCACTACGCCGACAAACGCGAGGTGCTGTTCGGGGGTTCGCACGCGCTGGAGGAGATCTTCGTGGACACCCTCGCCGGCACTCCGGACTCGGCCACGCCGATCGACGCGATGGCCTCGACGCTGGAGACCGTCGCCGCCTTCTTCCTGGAGCGCCACGAGTTCGCACGGCAGCGCCAGGCCGTCATCATGGCGAACGCGGAGCTGCGTGAGCGCGAGCTGATCAAGCTCGCGTCGCTGTCCGCGGCGCTCGCCGCCACGTTGCGTCGGCGCGGCGTCAAGGACCCGGCCGCGAGCCTTACCGCGGAGGCGGGTATCGCCGTCTTCAAGGTCGGGTTCGAGCGCTGGGTCGGCGACAGCGGGGATCGCACCCTGGCGGACTTCTTTCGGGAATCGCTCGACGAACTCAAAGCGGTGGCCGCGGGCGAGTCACCGCAGACCCGGTCCGGGCAGCAGGCCACCACCGGTCCGTCCGCGAGCGGTTGA
- a CDS encoding IS5 family transposase (programmed frameshift), giving the protein MGGDLSQRLVPDDLWAMVEPVLPSFRSRPQGGDTAPIDQRAVFTAVVYVLTSGCAWRYLPPTFGVSPATAHRRFSVWTASGVWRQLHRVVLDEIGACGGLDWSSVIVDAASVRAKKGGPLTGPNPVDRGKSGSKLHVLTDAQGLPVVVGVSAANVNDVQALRPLILGIPAVRSRRGPRRRHPNKVRADKAYHSAGNLAWLRERNITPRIAWPGVESSERLGRHRWKIERSISWLFGYRRLTVRYERKGGHFLTFLGLAAVMTCYKKLAKIAT; this is encoded by the exons ATGGGTGGGGATCTGTCGCAGCGGCTCGTGCCGGATGATCTATGGGCAATGGTCGAGCCGGTACTGCCGTCCTTCCGCTCGCGCCCGCAGGGCGGTGACACCGCGCCGATTGACCAACGTGCCGTGTTCACGGCCGTCGTGTACGTGCTGACCAGCGGGTGCGCGTGGCGGTATCTGCCACCGACGTTCGGAGTGTCGCCGGCGACGGCTCACCGGAGGTTCTCAGTCTGGACCGCATCCGGAGTGTGGCGTCAGCTGCACCGCGTGGTTCTGGACGAGATCGGTGCCTGTGGCGGACTCGACTGGAGCTCTGTGATCGTCGATGCCGCCTCGGTGCGCGCGA AAAAGGGGGGTCCGCTGACGGGGCCGAATCCGGTCGACCGAGGCAAATCAGGCAGCAAACTGCATGTTCTGACCGACGCGCAGGGACTGCCCGTGGTCGTCGGGGTGTCCGCCGCGAACGTCAACGACGTCCAAGCGCTTCGCCCGCTCATACTCGGGATCCCGGCCGTCCGCTCACGCCGCGGCCCCCGTCGGCGACACCCCAACAAGGTCCGGGCCGACAAGGCGTACCACTCGGCAGGCAACCTGGCGTGGCTACGCGAACGCAACATCACTCCGCGGATCGCCTGGCCGGGCGTGGAGTCCTCCGAACGCCTCGGAAGGCACCGGTGGAAGATCGAGAGGTCGATCTCCTGGCTCTTTGGATACCGCCGCCTGACCGTCCGCTATGAGCGCAAGGGCGGTCACTTCCTCACCTTCCTCGGGCTCGCCGCAGTCATGACCTGCTACAAGAAGCTCGCCAAGATCGCCACGTGA
- a CDS encoding nuclear transport factor 2 family protein: MTAHSIDPVDGATVHVSATAAGVTLIPKAGRPDGFSSDTSVIGGNAMGDRETRAALDRHWAASAAGDQDAEHEIYHDDAITDYPQSGERIHGRRNLQALRSNHPAKLTFTIRRILGSGDLWITEYVIDYDGKPASTISIMEFRDGKVVHETQYFADPFTPPAWRAKWVESMPFV; the protein is encoded by the coding sequence GTGACCGCGCATTCGATCGACCCCGTAGACGGCGCAACAGTGCACGTGTCGGCCACCGCCGCCGGGGTTACGCTGATTCCCAAGGCTGGCAGACCGGATGGATTCTCGTCCGATACCTCTGTGATCGGAGGGAACGCAATGGGAGACCGGGAGACCCGAGCGGCGCTGGACCGGCATTGGGCAGCGTCTGCAGCCGGCGACCAAGACGCCGAGCACGAGATCTATCACGACGACGCCATCACTGACTATCCCCAGTCGGGTGAGCGCATCCACGGCCGCCGCAATCTCCAGGCGCTGCGCTCAAACCATCCGGCCAAGCTCACCTTCACCATCCGTCGAATTCTCGGCAGTGGGGATCTTTGGATCACCGAATATGTGATCGACTACGACGGGAAACCCGCATCCACTATCAGCATTATGGAATTCCGCGACGGCAAGGTCGTCCACGAGACCCAGTACTTCGCGGATCCGTTCACTCCGCCCGCCTGGCGCGCCAAATGGGTCGAGTCAATGCCCTTCGTCTGA
- a CDS encoding HD domain-containing protein, whose protein sequence is MNGERLSSVDELMALLVDCEDAWDTPDRSGDPVDILDHGLQVAAVLAERHPDDEELQVAGLVHDIGHHLLPADEAGHGEHAAAAVVGLLGARVARLVALHIPAKRYLAATDAHLVLSPESARTLGCQGGVMTSEEAAVFEADPDSTAAIALRRADDAGKVVGLRVPGLDCWRPVVERVAAAAARDRAA, encoded by the coding sequence ATGAACGGAGAGCGGCTGTCGTCCGTGGACGAGCTCATGGCACTGCTGGTCGACTGCGAGGATGCCTGGGACACCCCGGACCGCTCGGGCGACCCGGTGGACATCCTCGACCATGGCCTGCAGGTTGCGGCGGTTCTCGCCGAGCGCCACCCCGACGATGAGGAGCTGCAGGTTGCCGGGCTCGTCCACGACATCGGCCACCACCTCCTGCCCGCCGACGAGGCCGGCCACGGGGAGCACGCTGCGGCGGCCGTCGTCGGTCTCCTCGGCGCCCGGGTCGCCCGCCTGGTCGCCCTCCACATCCCGGCCAAGCGCTACTTGGCCGCCACCGACGCGCACCTCGTGCTTTCGCCCGAGAGTGCCCGCACCCTCGGCTGCCAGGGCGGAGTCATGACGTCGGAGGAAGCCGCCGTCTTCGAGGCAGACCCCGACTCCACGGCGGCCATCGCGCTGCGCCGCGCCGACGATGCCGGCAAAGTCGTGGGCCTGCGCGTCCCGGGTCTGGACTGCTGGCGGCCAGTGGTCGAGCGCGTGGCCGCGGCAGCGGCGCGGGACAGGGCCGCGTAG
- a CDS encoding SDR family oxidoreductase produces MRVFITGASGWIGSAVVPELIGAGHQVVGLARSDASAAALAEAGAEVRRGTLDDLDTLRSAAADADGVIHLAFKHDIAFSGGFEDAAEADRRAIDTFGEVLAGTDRPFLIASGTLGLAPGRVATEQDGQVSGPVGAHLAGGPAKRLANAHMTVALADHGIRSSVVRLPPTVHGDGDHGFLATVVAIAREKGVSGYIRDGANRWPAVHRSDAAHLFRLALESAPAGSTLHAVADEGVPIRTVAEVIGRHLGLPVASVSPDDAPGHFSWLAGFLGMDSPASSARTRELLGWQPTQSGLIDDLDKGHYFATGPEN; encoded by the coding sequence ATGCGCGTGTTCATCACCGGCGCGTCCGGCTGGATCGGTTCAGCCGTTGTTCCGGAACTCATCGGCGCCGGCCACCAAGTCGTCGGGCTCGCCCGCTCGGACGCCTCGGCCGCCGCCCTCGCCGAGGCCGGGGCCGAGGTGCGCCGCGGCACGCTCGACGATCTCGACACCCTGCGCAGCGCGGCTGCCGACGCCGACGGCGTGATCCACCTCGCCTTCAAGCACGACATCGCGTTCAGCGGCGGCTTCGAGGACGCCGCCGAAGCGGACCGGCGTGCCATCGATACGTTCGGCGAGGTACTCGCCGGCACCGACCGCCCGTTCCTCATCGCCTCCGGCACGCTCGGGCTGGCGCCGGGCCGGGTGGCGACCGAGCAGGACGGCCAGGTGTCCGGCCCGGTCGGTGCCCACCTGGCCGGCGGCCCGGCCAAGCGGCTGGCCAACGCGCACATGACGGTCGCCCTCGCGGACCACGGCATCCGCTCGTCGGTCGTGCGCCTTCCTCCGACCGTGCACGGCGACGGGGACCACGGTTTCCTCGCCACCGTGGTCGCCATCGCCCGCGAGAAGGGCGTGTCCGGCTACATCCGGGACGGCGCCAACCGCTGGCCCGCCGTGCACCGGTCCGACGCCGCGCACCTCTTCCGCCTGGCACTGGAGAGTGCTCCGGCCGGCTCCACGCTGCACGCGGTCGCGGACGAGGGTGTGCCGATCCGTACCGTCGCCGAAGTGATCGGGCGGCACCTCGGCCTGCCTGTGGCCTCGGTCTCCCCGGACGACGCGCCCGGGCACTTCAGCTGGCTGGCCGGCTTCCTCGGCATGGACAGCCCCGCCTCCAGCGCCCGCACCCGCGAACTGCTCGGGTGGCAGCCGACTCAGTCCGGCCTCATCGACGACCTCGACAAGGGCCACTACTTCGCCACCGGTCCTGAGAACTGA
- a CDS encoding ester cyclase yields the protein MEIVEAFWEEVWNRHNPDKIDDFVVEDFVITNPGGSIEGREKFKSWVAAFLDQVHDLRLEVVESFQNEDGSRVASRWIVRGRNNGLLGTEPDGRPISFSGTAVWAVREDGKLQLGGTCHLGAVPAADEHLRTVRRSARLAVTATEPRCHGTCPPPGRAEQRHRSVARQLPDSRCRDLLRRVSKVDLDRMTISASAADAVDPSAAGSSTAKSPTVVILGYVPCRRGPVDLIWAETFSEIIRIPHVFAAKRPPASGGTLGLLSCLRPTARVPPDEAKQNSDYDHRYTDGENPAHSRSGHCDVTDGHLAHKVAHLAHVLPERIPPLTKRGRGFRSLEREPAMAGAMGNSNPTPGGINLAGPA from the coding sequence GTGGAGATCGTCGAAGCGTTCTGGGAGGAGGTTTGGAACCGCCACAACCCCGACAAGATCGACGACTTTGTCGTCGAGGACTTCGTCATCACCAACCCCGGCGGATCCATCGAAGGCCGCGAGAAATTCAAGTCGTGGGTCGCCGCCTTCCTGGACCAGGTCCACGATCTGAGGCTCGAGGTCGTCGAGTCCTTTCAGAACGAGGACGGGAGCCGGGTGGCGTCACGGTGGATCGTGCGCGGGAGGAACAATGGGCTTCTGGGCACCGAGCCCGACGGGCGGCCGATCTCCTTCAGTGGTACGGCCGTCTGGGCGGTGCGCGAGGACGGCAAGCTACAACTGGGTGGAACGTGCCACCTGGGAGCTGTACCAGCAGCTGACGAGCACCTCAGGACGGTGAGACGATCAGCCCGCCTTGCGGTCACTGCCACGGAGCCTCGCTGTCATGGAACGTGCCCACCACCAGGTCGGGCAGAGCAGAGACATCGCTCCGTCGCTCGTCAGCTCCCTGACAGCCGCTGCCGTGACCTCCTACGGCGTGTATCGAAAGTAGATCTTGACCGCATGACGATCTCGGCAAGTGCCGCCGATGCCGTCGACCCGTCAGCCGCCGGGTCCTCCACTGCCAAAAGCCCCACCGTTGTCATCCTTGGGTACGTCCCTTGTCGAAGAGGGCCGGTTGATCTCATATGGGCTGAGACCTTCTCCGAAATCATCCGCATCCCTCACGTTTTCGCCGCGAAAAGGCCGCCGGCTTCCGGAGGAACGCTCGGCCTGCTGTCGTGCCTGAGACCGACGGCGCGCGTCCCACCAGACGAGGCCAAGCAGAACAGCGACTACGACCACCGCTATACAGACGGGGAAAATCCAGCGCACAGCCGAAGCGGCCACTGTGATGTCACTGATGGGCACCTGGCTCACAAGGTGGCTCATCTGGCCCACGTCCTTCCTGAGAGGATTCCACCGCTCACAAAGCGAGGCAGGGGCTTCCGCTCATTGGAGAGAGAGCCCGCGATGGCCGGAGCCATGGGAAACTCCAATCCCACACCTGGCGGAATCAATCTCGCGGGGCCCGCCTGA
- a CDS encoding DinB family protein, protein MIDEFAKDNLYGRLRRDRKALLWKLDGLSEYDARRPLTATGTNLLGLVKHVATVEARYFGEVFDRPSPEPLPRWQDSNGSDLWATEDETRDQIIGFYRRTWEHSDATINELALDAPGHVPWWPEPYADTNLFAIMVHVLGESIRHAGHADILREGLDGRTGLRAEHEKQIDEEARAAYCAKIEQAARSAAPVKA, encoded by the coding sequence ATGATCGATGAATTCGCGAAAGACAACCTGTACGGGAGACTGCGGCGGGACCGCAAGGCGCTGCTCTGGAAACTCGACGGCTTGTCCGAATACGACGCCCGCCGACCTTTGACAGCGACCGGGACCAACCTCCTCGGCCTGGTCAAACACGTGGCTACCGTCGAGGCCAGGTACTTCGGCGAGGTCTTCGACCGCCCTTCCCCGGAGCCGCTGCCCCGGTGGCAGGACTCCAACGGCAGCGATCTGTGGGCGACCGAGGACGAGACCCGCGATCAGATCATCGGGTTCTACCGGCGCACGTGGGAACACTCCGACGCGACGATCAACGAGCTTGCCCTCGACGCCCCCGGCCACGTGCCGTGGTGGCCGGAGCCTTATGCCGACACGAACCTGTTCGCCATCATGGTCCATGTCCTCGGCGAGTCCATCCGGCATGCCGGGCACGCCGACATCCTGCGCGAGGGCCTCGACGGCCGGACCGGGTTGCGCGCCGAACACGAGAAGCAGATCGACGAGGAAGCCCGTGCAGCCTACTGCGCGAAGATCGAGCAGGCCGCCAGGTCGGCCGCACCAGTCAAGGCTTAG
- a CDS encoding IS5 family transposase (programmed frameshift) has protein sequence MLPVVGADPSKRLVPDELWELAAPLLPSFAARPQGGGTAPRDERAVFTAVVYALTSGCAWRHLPPTFGTSPATAHRRFTVWTEAGLWRRLHRAVLDELGARGEVDWTSAIVDAASVRAKGGGSLTGPNQVDRGKKGSKLHVLSDAQGIPLAVAVSGANMHDSLALEPLIRGIPAVRSRRGPRRRRPVKLRADKAYFSAEHLAWLRERGLVARIARPGIESGERLGRHRWKIERSIAWLFGYRRLTVRYERKGSHSLALLGLAAALTCCKKLAKLAT, from the exons ATGCTGCCGGTCGTGGGTGCTGATCCATCGAAGCGTCTGGTTCCTGATGAACTCTGGGAGCTGGCCGCCCCGTTGCTGCCGTCGTTCGCTGCTCGTCCGCAAGGTGGTGGGACCGCTCCGCGTGACGAGCGGGCCGTGTTCACGGCAGTGGTGTACGCGCTGACCAGCGGCTGTGCCTGGCGGCATCTGCCGCCGACGTTCGGCACGTCTCCCGCCACCGCGCATCGCCGCTTCACGGTATGGACCGAGGCCGGCCTGTGGCGTCGGCTGCACCGGGCGGTGCTGGACGAACTCGGGGCCCGGGGCGAGGTGGACTGGACCTCGGCGATCGTCGACGCGGCCTCCGTTCGCGCCAAAG GGGGGGGATCGCTGACCGGGCCGAACCAGGTCGATCGCGGCAAGAAGGGCAGCAAGCTGCACGTGCTGTCCGATGCCCAGGGCATCCCGCTCGCCGTCGCCGTGTCCGGCGCGAACATGCACGACAGCCTCGCCCTCGAACCGCTCATCCGCGGCATACCCGCCGTCCGGTCCCGCCGGGGACCACGGCGGCGCCGACCCGTCAAACTCCGCGCGGACAAGGCGTACTTCTCCGCCGAACACCTGGCCTGGCTGCGCGAGCGCGGGCTCGTCGCGCGCATCGCGCGGCCCGGCATCGAGTCCGGCGAACGCCTCGGTCGGCACCGCTGGAAGATCGAACGGTCGATCGCCTGGCTCTTCGGCTACCGCCGCCTCACCGTCCGATACGAACGAAAGGGCTCGCACTCCCTCGCCCTCCTCGGCCTGGCCGCCGCCCTGACCTGCTGCAAGAAGCTCGCGAAACTTGCCACGTGA
- a CDS encoding prolyl oligopeptidase family serine peptidase, with translation MNDDPYLWLEDVEGEAALEWVAERNAETEAALADGAGFASLKERLREVLDAPERIPYTTRRGVFLYNFWRDAEHVRGVWRRTTLEQYRKDAPEWEVLLDVDALAAAEGEKWVWAGARVRHPDYDRALVSLSRDGGDAVVVREFDLATGAFVEGGFQVREAKTWIGWIDADTVFIGTDLGPGSLTDAGYPRTVRRWRRGTPLEEAALVFEAETGDVSTRGWRDTTPGFERDFVVRSVDFFRSEVYLLTPDATLVRIDVPDDATTSVHRQHLIVTLKSDWLGQRAGSLLAFDFDAFLAGDRSAEVLFTPDERTALAGHSWTRHHLILETMRDVSTRIEVLTPTPVGGWARKPLADVPALSAVTVVDTDPDISDEYFLDVSGFLQPSTLYHGQIGADTEILKQAPARFDTAGLAAEQFFATSQDGTRVPYFVIGPDRSPTGPGPAVLYGYGGFEVSLTPFYDAVTGRAWLESGGTYVIANIRGGGEYGPDWHQAALGADRPRAFEDFAAVAADLVARGITTPAMLGAAGGSNGGLLMGAMVTRYPQLFGAIVAQVPLLDMLRFHKLLAGASWIAEYGNPDNEADRPHLRTLSAYHQLSADQAYPPVLLTTSTRDDRVHPGHARKAAARLRELGHPVLLHENTGGGHAGASDNEQSAHNNALMHTFFWRHLAQPVPPASG, from the coding sequence ATGAATGACGACCCGTACCTGTGGCTGGAAGACGTTGAGGGTGAGGCCGCGCTCGAGTGGGTGGCCGAGCGGAACGCCGAGACGGAGGCCGCGCTGGCTGACGGCGCCGGGTTCGCTTCCCTGAAGGAGCGCCTTCGGGAGGTGTTGGACGCACCGGAACGTATCCCTTACACCACCCGTCGCGGAGTGTTCCTTTACAACTTCTGGCGGGACGCCGAGCACGTGCGTGGTGTGTGGCGGCGTACGACGCTGGAGCAGTACCGCAAGGATGCTCCGGAGTGGGAGGTCCTTCTCGACGTCGACGCGCTTGCTGCCGCGGAGGGCGAGAAGTGGGTGTGGGCCGGTGCGCGGGTCCGCCATCCCGATTACGACCGGGCACTGGTGTCTCTGTCGCGCGACGGGGGTGATGCCGTTGTGGTCCGCGAGTTCGACCTCGCCACTGGGGCTTTTGTCGAGGGCGGATTCCAGGTGAGGGAGGCGAAGACGTGGATCGGCTGGATCGACGCCGACACCGTCTTCATCGGCACGGACTTGGGGCCGGGCTCGCTGACCGACGCCGGCTATCCGCGCACGGTTCGCAGGTGGCGACGCGGCACGCCGTTGGAGGAAGCCGCCCTGGTCTTCGAGGCCGAGACGGGAGATGTGTCGACCCGGGGCTGGCGCGACACCACACCGGGTTTCGAGCGGGACTTCGTCGTCCGGTCGGTGGACTTCTTCCGCAGCGAGGTGTACCTCCTGACCCCCGACGCCACGCTCGTCAGGATCGACGTTCCCGACGACGCCACTACCTCTGTCCATCGGCAACATCTGATCGTCACCTTGAAGTCCGACTGGCTCGGACAGAGGGCGGGCTCTCTGCTGGCGTTCGACTTCGACGCTTTCCTGGCGGGCGACCGCTCCGCGGAGGTGTTGTTCACCCCGGATGAGCGAACGGCTCTGGCCGGGCACTCATGGACCCGCCACCATCTGATCCTGGAGACGATGCGCGACGTCAGCACTCGCATCGAGGTCCTCACCCCCACCCCTGTCGGTGGGTGGGCACGCAAGCCGCTCGCGGACGTCCCGGCGCTGTCCGCCGTCACTGTCGTGGACACGGACCCGGACATCTCCGACGAGTACTTCCTGGACGTGTCAGGGTTCTTGCAGCCCTCCACCCTCTACCACGGGCAGATCGGCGCCGACACGGAGATCCTCAAGCAGGCTCCGGCCCGCTTCGACACGGCCGGTCTGGCGGCGGAGCAGTTCTTCGCGACCTCTCAGGACGGCACGCGGGTGCCGTACTTCGTGATCGGCCCCGACCGTTCCCCCACCGGCCCCGGACCCGCCGTGCTCTACGGCTACGGCGGCTTCGAGGTCTCCCTCACCCCCTTCTACGACGCGGTGACGGGACGGGCGTGGCTGGAGAGCGGCGGTACCTACGTGATCGCGAACATCCGAGGTGGCGGCGAGTACGGGCCGGACTGGCACCAGGCCGCGCTCGGCGCGGACCGGCCGCGCGCCTTCGAGGACTTTGCGGCCGTCGCGGCAGACCTCGTCGCGCGGGGCATCACCACACCGGCCATGCTGGGCGCCGCAGGGGGCAGCAACGGCGGCCTGCTCATGGGCGCGATGGTCACCCGCTACCCGCAGCTGTTCGGCGCGATCGTCGCTCAGGTACCGCTGCTGGACATGCTTCGCTTCCATAAGCTCCTCGCCGGCGCATCCTGGATCGCCGAGTACGGCAACCCGGACAACGAAGCCGATCGCCCCCACCTCCGTACGCTCTCCGCCTACCACCAGCTCAGCGCAGACCAGGCCTACCCGCCGGTTCTTCTGACGACCTCCACCCGTGACGACCGCGTCCACCCCGG
- a CDS encoding YciI family protein: protein MEFFCYHRDRPGSVELRDELLEEHWSYMDRYAKEMIVRGPTLAGDTPTGSVHIVDLPDPAAARAFAFDEPGYQAGVYRDVLVRRWRNMLGRTMWDFPGGRTGGNRYLVLGLGAGPAADLAVPPDRDELIGYGPLLSDEGATWLGTAALVRAPDPDTARAILTADRYADIEVHNWQFGGRPS from the coding sequence ATGGAGTTCTTCTGTTACCACCGCGACCGGCCCGGCTCCGTAGAGCTGCGCGACGAGCTGCTGGAAGAGCATTGGTCCTATATGGACCGGTACGCGAAAGAGATGATCGTCCGGGGCCCGACCCTCGCCGGAGACACACCCACCGGCAGCGTGCACATCGTCGATCTGCCCGATCCCGCCGCCGCCCGCGCGTTTGCCTTCGACGAGCCCGGCTATCAGGCCGGCGTGTACCGGGACGTGCTGGTGCGACGGTGGCGCAACATGCTGGGGCGCACCATGTGGGACTTCCCCGGTGGCCGGACCGGTGGCAACCGGTACCTGGTGCTCGGCCTCGGCGCGGGGCCTGCTGCCGACCTCGCGGTGCCGCCCGACCGGGACGAGCTGATCGGCTACGGACCGCTGCTGTCCGACGAGGGCGCCACCTGGCTGGGTACTGCGGCGTTGGTCCGGGCGCCGGACCCGGACACGGCGCGCGCCATCCTGACAGCGGACCGGTACGCCGACATCGAGGTGCACAACTGGCAGTTCGGCGGGCGGCCGTCGTGA